From Drosophila virilis strain 15010-1051.87 chromosome X, Dvir_AGI_RSII-ME, whole genome shotgun sequence, the proteins below share one genomic window:
- the Fur2 gene encoding furin-like protease 2 isoform X2 gives MLDIGIGKRTVELPFIVERTCTDCANDNNNLRPETEAEAEADTEADRSSATSRSTLPNQLSINICSKKPGKGTASRCHPYVKLNRRIYLRKCNRMATSCIYFVLVLAILSLRNTSAAFHNNITNNSINNYYNNNNIESVSKTQHSAGILRINESASEFYPINNYSKYQQYSKTELTGNRKSKHPALIIAETDSEASNTHNNNTNNASAKKQTEKNVEQTEKHHLDDIDIFGAYSIPDDPIYTNEFAVHIPAGKYVADSIAGKYGFTNKGQIGALDDYYLFQHHRVSKRSLRSSRKHHSALKSEFEVKWLQQQHEKIRRKRDGPYQDIPTYSPYNILRQTNDYLIDPHTNTHFSYSPDPVLTSSLVGTHSPRLEYRDVTSHLIFSDPLFKEQWYLNGGAKDGLDMNIGPAWQKGYTGKGVVVSILDDGIQTNHPDLAQNYDPDASFDINGNDSDPTPQDNGDNKHGTRCAGEVAAVAFNNYCGVGVAYNASIGGVRMLDGKVNDVVEAQALSLNPSHIDIYSASWGPEDDGSTVDGPGPLARRAFIYGVTSGRQGKGSIFVWASGNGGRYTDSCNCDGYTNSIFTLSISSATQAGFKPWYLEECSSTLATTYSSGTPGHDKSVATVDMDGRLRPDHICTVEHTGTSASAPLAAGICALALEANPGITWRDMQYLVVYTSRPGPLEKESGWTLNGVKRKYSHKFGYGLMDAGAMVALAEQWNSVPPQHICKSRENNEDRKIEGAYGYTLATHMDVNGCAGTINEVRYLEHVQCRITLRFFPRGNLRILLTSPMGTTSTLLFERPRDIVKSNFDDWPFLSVHYWGEKAEGRWTLQVINGGRRRVNQPGILSKWQLIFYGTSTQPMRLKSELLNTQLRNSPIANNPFIFSSASNIGQPANEGGNFNTDNFASYLNYQNIFSSAGSSPEVATATLDGHNVSTTTSAQLSNALPNGDNKLILYSCDAECDSLGCYGRGPTQCVACSHYRLDNTCVSRCPPRSFPNQVGICWPCHDSCETCAGAGPDSCLTCAPAHLHVTDLAVCLQVCPDGYFEDVKNRTCVPCEPNCASCQDRPEYCTSCDHHLVMHENKCYSACPLNTFETEENKCTYCHSSCATCNGATENNCITCRPSRYAWQNKCLNNCPDGFYADKKRLECLPCHEGCKSCSSNGICTECLPNWTLNKKDKCIVAGSESCFESEYYSQSEGKCNPCHDSCETCNGPMSSNCLSCHQNRLLEQSSCVSGCQDGFYMETGVCTPCLHTCTQCVSRTNCSNCSKGLELQNGECRTTCADGYYSDRGICAKCYLSCHTCSGPRRNQCVHCPAGWQLAAGECHPECPEGFYKSDFGCQKCHHYCKTCNGAGPLACSSCPTHFMLDGGLCMECLSSQYYDTTTQTCKSCHESCRSCFGPGQYSCKACAPPLHLDQLNSQCVPCCQNKSAGDNETGSENCCHCDKDTGECKTVSTAGKRRTVVGSDSIFRNMDRAAINDEGNSGSFALRLDSPLTAITAIAVAICLLIITIFSIIFAVLQRNSNHVSRNSVRYRKIISKSGGRKSDPSNEARFIFNVGDDGDDTEDNTDDDLDVHTRAIKKVVYEPNGPMNGNEFFIKSTNDIDAVEFHCKGAGVNKSKFDTQRNANTNHTECSSPTYMNQATTSRMNSKIVHS, from the exons ATGCTTGATATAGGCATTGGCAAAAGAACCGTCGAATTACCATTTATTGTGGAGCGTACGTGTACTGATTGcgccaacgacaacaacaacctgcGACCAGaaacagaagcagaagcagaagcagacaCAGAAGCAGATAGATCATCGGCAACATCGAGATCAACGTTACCCAATCAATTGTCTATCAACATCTGCTCTAAAAAGCCGGGCAAAGGGACGGCCAGCAGATGCCATCCATATGTAAAACTCAATAGAAGAATCTACTTACGCAAATGTAATCGAATGGCAACAAgctgtatatattttgtattagtTTTAGCAATTTTAAGTCTAAGAAATACTAGTGCTGCTTTtcataataatattacaaataattctattaataattattataataataacaatattgaAAGCGTAAGCAAAACTCAACATTCTGCTGGAATACTCCGTATTAACGAGAGCGCCAGTGAATTCTACCCAATCAACAACTACTCGAAATATCAACAATACAGTAAAACAGAACTAACTGGGAATCGTAAAAGTAAACACCCAGCCCTGATCATCGCTGAGACTGACTCCGAGGCTAGTAATACTCACAACAATAACACCAACAACGCCAGTGCGAAGAAGCAAACGGAGAAGAACGTTGAACAGACTGAGAAGCATCATTTAGAcgatattgatatatttggtGCGTATAGCATACCCGACGATCCCATCTATACAAATGAGTTTGCCGTGCATATACCTGCTGGCAAATATGTGGCAGATAGCATAGCTGGCAAGTACGGCTTCACCAATAAGGGACAG ATTGGCGCCCTTGACGACTATTATCTGTTTCAGCATCATCGTGTGTCAAAGCGTTCGCTTCGTTCGAGTCGCAAACATCACAGTGCCTTAAAGTCGGAGTTCGAG GTTAAatggctgcagcagcaacacgagAAGATCCGCCGAAAACGGGATGGCCCCTATCAAGACATACCCACCTACAGTCCGTACAATATTTTGCGCCAGACTAATGACTACCTTATCGATCCGCATACGAATACGCATTTTTCATATTCCCCAGACCCTGTGCTAACATCATCGCTGGTGGGAACCCATTCGCCGCGCCTCGAGTACCGCGACGTCACCTCACACCTCATATTCTCCGATCCGTTGTTTAAGGAACAGTGGTATTTG AATGGCGGAGCTAAGGATGGCCTTGACATGAATATTGGTCCTGCCTGGCAGAAGGGCTATACTGGCAAAGGTGTTGTTGTGTCCATTCTAGATGACGGAATTCAAACCAACCATCCGGATCTGGCTCAAAATTAT gaTCCAGATGCTTCCTTTGATATTAATGGCAACGATTCAGATCCAACGCCGCAGGACAACGGTGACAATAAACACGGCACAAGATGCGCTGGAGAAGTGGCTGCGGTCGCCTTTAACAACTACTGCGGTGTGGGTGTGGCATATAATGCCAGCATTGGTG GCGTTCGCATGTTGGATGGCAAAGTCAATGATGTGGTTGAGGCGCAGGCTTTGAGTTTGAATCCATCGCATATCGACATATATAGTGCATCTTGGGGCCCAGAGGATGACGGCTCCACGGTCGATGGGCCCGGTCCATTAGCACGTCGTGCCTTTATCTATGGTGTAACCAGCGGCCGTCAAGGCAAGGGCTCCATTTTTGTGTGGGCCTCTGGCAACGGTGGCCGTTATACCGACTCGTGTAACTGCGATGGTTACACCAATTCCATATTCACGCTTTCCATATCGAGTGCCACGCAAGCTGG CTTTAAGCCCTGGTATTTGGAAGAGTGTTCCTCAACGCTGGCGACAACGTACAGCTCGGGAACGCCGGGACATGACAAGAGCGTGGCCACGGTAGACATGGACGGACGCCTGCGTCCCGACCACATTTGCACGGTGGAGCACACTGGAACATCGGCATCAGCGCCGCTAGCGGCCGGTATATGCGCCCTGGCGCTTGAGGCCAATCCGGGTATAACATGGCGCGATATGCAATATTTGGTGGTGTACACATCGCGACCGGGCCCACTCGAAAAGGAGAGCGGCTGGACGCTGAACGGTGTAAAGCGCAAGTATAGCCATAAGTTTGGTTACGGTTTGATGGATGCGGGTGCTATGGTTGCCCTTGCTGAACAGTGGAATTCGGTGCCGCCGCAGCACATATGCAAATCGCGGGAGAACAATGAGGATCGTAAAATAGAAGGTGCCTACGGCTACACTCTGGCAACGCACATGGACGTAAATGGCTGCGCCGGCACCATTAATGAGGTGCGCTATTTGGAACATGTCCAGTGTCGTATCACATTACGTTTCTTTCCGCGCGGCAATCTGCGTATTTTGCTTACCTCGCCCATGGGCACAACGAGTACGTTGCTTTTCGAGCGGCCGCGTGACATTGTTAAATCCAACTTTGATGACTGGCCATTCCTCAGTGTACACTACTGGGGCGAAAAGGCCGAGGGTCGTTGGACACTGCAGGTGATCAACGGCGGTCGTCGTCGCGTCAATCAGCCAGGCATTCTATCCAAATGGCAGCTGATCTTCTATGGCACCTCAACGCAACCTATGCGACTCAAATCGGAGCTGCTGAATACGCAACTACGCAACAGTCCCATTGCGAACAATCCGTTTATATTCTCATCGGCCTCCAATATCGGCCAGCCGGCCAACGAAGGTGGCAACTTTAACACGGACAATTTTGCCAGCTATCTCAACTACCAAAACATATTCAGTAGCGCCGGTTCCAGTCCAGAGGTGGCAACTGCCACGTTAGACGGACACAATGTGTCGACCACAACATCGGCTCAGCTATCGAACGCACTGCCCAATGGAGACAACAAGCTCATATTATATTCCTGTGATGCCGAGTGCGATTCCCTTGGCTGCTACGGCCGTGGACCCACACAGTGTGTGGCATGCAGCCATTATCGTTTGGATAA caCTTGCGTTAGCCGCTGCCCGCCGCGTTCTTTTCCAAATCAAGTGGGCATATGCTGGCCATGCCATGATTCCTGCGAAACGTGCGCAGGAGCTGGACCGGACAGTTGCCTGACATGCGCGCCAGCACACTTGCATGTTACTGATCTCGCTGTTTGTCTGCAAGTTTGTCCCGACGGTTACTTTGAAG ATGTGAAGAATAGGACATGTGTGCCATGTGAGCCGAACTGTGCATCGTGTCAAGACCGTCCCGAGTATTGCACCAGCTGTGATCATCATCTCGTTATGCATGAAAACAAATGCTATTCAGCTTGTCCCTTGAACACATTCGAAACGGAGGAGAACAA ATGCACCTACTGTCACTCCTCGTGCGCTACATGCAACGGAGCTACCGAAAATAATTGCATTACTTGCCGCCCCAGCCGCTATGCCTGGCAGAACAAATGCCTAAACAACTGCCCCGATGGTTTCTATGCCGATAAAAAGCGACTGGAGTGCCTGCCTTGCCATGAGGGCTGCAAGTCGTGCAGTAGCAATGGCATCTGTACGGAATGTCTACCCAATTGGACGCTCAACAAGAAGGACAAATGCATTGTAGCCGGCAGTGAAAGCTGCTTTGAAT CCGAGTACTATAGCCAAAGTGAGGGCAAATGCAATCCATGTCATGACTCCTGCGAGACCTGCAACGGACCAATGTCTTCCAATTGTCTGTCTTGTCATCAGAATCGCTTGCTAGAGCAGAGCAGCTGCGTGAGTGGCTGCCAAGATGGTTTCTACATGGAAACAGGCGTATGTACGCCATGTTTACATACCTGCACCCAGTGCGTATCCCGCACCAATTGCAGCAACTGTTCCAAGGGACTCGAACTGCAGAACGGCGAATGTCGCACAACGTGCGCCGATGG TTACTACAGCGATCGCGGTATCTGTGCCAAGTGTTATCTCAGTTGCCACACATGCAGCGGACCGCGTCGTAATCAGTGCGTGCATTGTCCGGCTGGCTGGCAGCTAGCAGCAGGCGAATGCCATCCGGAATGCCCCGAGGGATTTTACAAATCGGATTTCGGCTGTCAGAAATGTCATCACTATTGCAAGACCTGCAACG GTGCTGGTCCACTGGCGTGCTCATCGTGCCCCACACACTTTATGCTCGATGGCGGCCTTTGCATGGAATGCTTAAGTTCCCAGTACTATGATACAACAACACAGACGTGCAAGAGCTGCCACGAATCGTGCCGTTCGTGTTTTGGCCCCGGTCAGTACTCGTGTAAGGCATGCGCTCCTCCGCTTCATTTGGATCAATTGAATAGCCAATGTGTGCCGTGCTGTCAGAATAAAAGCGCTGGCGATAATGAAACTGGATCTGAAAACTGTTGTCATTGCGACAAAGACACAG GTGAATGTAAGACTGTCTCAACAGCTGGCAAGCGCCGCACTGTGGTGGGATCCGACAGTATTTTTAGAAACATGGATCGAGCAGCAATTAACGATGAGGGCAACAGTGGCTCATTTGCCTTGCGTCTCGACTCACCACTGACTGCGATCACAGCAATTGCGGTTGCCATCTGTTTGTTAATCATAACGATATTCTCCATAATATTTGCCGTTCTACAG CGCAATAGTAATCATGTATCGAGGAATTCGGTTCGGTATAGGAAAATAATAAGCAAATCGGGTGGTCGGAAAAGCGATCCGAGCAATGAAGCTAGATTTATATTCAATGTGGGTGACGACGGCGACGATACGGAAGATAATACGGATGATGATTTGGATGTCCACACTAGGGCTATTAAGAAGGTCGTCTACGAACCCAATGGTCCAATGAATGGAAacgaattttttattaaaagtaCAAATGATATTGATGCGGTCGAGTTTCATTGTAAAGGTGCGGGTGTGAATAAATCTAAATTCGATACCCAACGCAATGCAAACACAAACCACACCGAATGTAGCAGTCCCACGTATATGAATCAGGCAACCACTAGCCGAATGAATAGTAAGATTGTTCATAGCTGA
- the Fur2 gene encoding furin-like protease 2 isoform X1 yields the protein MLDIGIGKRTVELPFIVERTCTDCANDNNNLRPETEAEAEADTEADRSSATSRSTLPNQLSINICSKKPGKGTASRCHPYVKLNRRIYLRKCNRMATSCIYFVLVLAILSLRNTSAAFHNNITNNSINNYYNNNNIESVSKTQHSAGILRINESASEFYPINNYSKYQQYSKTELTGNRKSKHPALIIAETDSEASNTHNNNTNNASAKKQTEKNVEQTEKHHLDDIDIFGAYSIPDDPIYTNEFAVHIPAGKYVADSIAGKYGFTNKGQIGALDDYYLFQHHRVSKRSLRSSRKHHSALKSEFEVKWLQQQHEKIRRKRDGPYQDIPTYSPYNILRQTNDYLIDPHTNTHFSYSPDPVLTSSLVGTHSPRLEYRDVTSHLIFSDPLFKEQWYLVSKNGGAKDGLDMNIGPAWQKGYTGKGVVVSILDDGIQTNHPDLAQNYDPDASFDINGNDSDPTPQDNGDNKHGTRCAGEVAAVAFNNYCGVGVAYNASIGGVRMLDGKVNDVVEAQALSLNPSHIDIYSASWGPEDDGSTVDGPGPLARRAFIYGVTSGRQGKGSIFVWASGNGGRYTDSCNCDGYTNSIFTLSISSATQAGFKPWYLEECSSTLATTYSSGTPGHDKSVATVDMDGRLRPDHICTVEHTGTSASAPLAAGICALALEANPGITWRDMQYLVVYTSRPGPLEKESGWTLNGVKRKYSHKFGYGLMDAGAMVALAEQWNSVPPQHICKSRENNEDRKIEGAYGYTLATHMDVNGCAGTINEVRYLEHVQCRITLRFFPRGNLRILLTSPMGTTSTLLFERPRDIVKSNFDDWPFLSVHYWGEKAEGRWTLQVINGGRRRVNQPGILSKWQLIFYGTSTQPMRLKSELLNTQLRNSPIANNPFIFSSASNIGQPANEGGNFNTDNFASYLNYQNIFSSAGSSPEVATATLDGHNVSTTTSAQLSNALPNGDNKLILYSCDAECDSLGCYGRGPTQCVACSHYRLDNTCVSRCPPRSFPNQVGICWPCHDSCETCAGAGPDSCLTCAPAHLHVTDLAVCLQVCPDGYFEDVKNRTCVPCEPNCASCQDRPEYCTSCDHHLVMHENKCYSACPLNTFETEENKCTYCHSSCATCNGATENNCITCRPSRYAWQNKCLNNCPDGFYADKKRLECLPCHEGCKSCSSNGICTECLPNWTLNKKDKCIVAGSESCFESEYYSQSEGKCNPCHDSCETCNGPMSSNCLSCHQNRLLEQSSCVSGCQDGFYMETGVCTPCLHTCTQCVSRTNCSNCSKGLELQNGECRTTCADGYYSDRGICAKCYLSCHTCSGPRRNQCVHCPAGWQLAAGECHPECPEGFYKSDFGCQKCHHYCKTCNGAGPLACSSCPTHFMLDGGLCMECLSSQYYDTTTQTCKSCHESCRSCFGPGQYSCKACAPPLHLDQLNSQCVPCCQNKSAGDNETGSENCCHCDKDTGECKTVSTAGKRRTVVGSDSIFRNMDRAAINDEGNSGSFALRLDSPLTAITAIAVAICLLIITIFSIIFAVLQRNSNHVSRNSVRYRKIISKSGGRKSDPSNEARFIFNVGDDGDDTEDNTDDDLDVHTRAIKKVVYEPNGPMNGNEFFIKSTNDIDAVEFHCKGAGVNKSKFDTQRNANTNHTECSSPTYMNQATTSRMNSKIVHS from the exons ATGCTTGATATAGGCATTGGCAAAAGAACCGTCGAATTACCATTTATTGTGGAGCGTACGTGTACTGATTGcgccaacgacaacaacaacctgcGACCAGaaacagaagcagaagcagaagcagacaCAGAAGCAGATAGATCATCGGCAACATCGAGATCAACGTTACCCAATCAATTGTCTATCAACATCTGCTCTAAAAAGCCGGGCAAAGGGACGGCCAGCAGATGCCATCCATATGTAAAACTCAATAGAAGAATCTACTTACGCAAATGTAATCGAATGGCAACAAgctgtatatattttgtattagtTTTAGCAATTTTAAGTCTAAGAAATACTAGTGCTGCTTTtcataataatattacaaataattctattaataattattataataataacaatattgaAAGCGTAAGCAAAACTCAACATTCTGCTGGAATACTCCGTATTAACGAGAGCGCCAGTGAATTCTACCCAATCAACAACTACTCGAAATATCAACAATACAGTAAAACAGAACTAACTGGGAATCGTAAAAGTAAACACCCAGCCCTGATCATCGCTGAGACTGACTCCGAGGCTAGTAATACTCACAACAATAACACCAACAACGCCAGTGCGAAGAAGCAAACGGAGAAGAACGTTGAACAGACTGAGAAGCATCATTTAGAcgatattgatatatttggtGCGTATAGCATACCCGACGATCCCATCTATACAAATGAGTTTGCCGTGCATATACCTGCTGGCAAATATGTGGCAGATAGCATAGCTGGCAAGTACGGCTTCACCAATAAGGGACAG ATTGGCGCCCTTGACGACTATTATCTGTTTCAGCATCATCGTGTGTCAAAGCGTTCGCTTCGTTCGAGTCGCAAACATCACAGTGCCTTAAAGTCGGAGTTCGAG GTTAAatggctgcagcagcaacacgagAAGATCCGCCGAAAACGGGATGGCCCCTATCAAGACATACCCACCTACAGTCCGTACAATATTTTGCGCCAGACTAATGACTACCTTATCGATCCGCATACGAATACGCATTTTTCATATTCCCCAGACCCTGTGCTAACATCATCGCTGGTGGGAACCCATTCGCCGCGCCTCGAGTACCGCGACGTCACCTCACACCTCATATTCTCCGATCCGTTGTTTAAGGAACAGTGGTATTTGGTGAGTAAA AATGGCGGAGCTAAGGATGGCCTTGACATGAATATTGGTCCTGCCTGGCAGAAGGGCTATACTGGCAAAGGTGTTGTTGTGTCCATTCTAGATGACGGAATTCAAACCAACCATCCGGATCTGGCTCAAAATTAT gaTCCAGATGCTTCCTTTGATATTAATGGCAACGATTCAGATCCAACGCCGCAGGACAACGGTGACAATAAACACGGCACAAGATGCGCTGGAGAAGTGGCTGCGGTCGCCTTTAACAACTACTGCGGTGTGGGTGTGGCATATAATGCCAGCATTGGTG GCGTTCGCATGTTGGATGGCAAAGTCAATGATGTGGTTGAGGCGCAGGCTTTGAGTTTGAATCCATCGCATATCGACATATATAGTGCATCTTGGGGCCCAGAGGATGACGGCTCCACGGTCGATGGGCCCGGTCCATTAGCACGTCGTGCCTTTATCTATGGTGTAACCAGCGGCCGTCAAGGCAAGGGCTCCATTTTTGTGTGGGCCTCTGGCAACGGTGGCCGTTATACCGACTCGTGTAACTGCGATGGTTACACCAATTCCATATTCACGCTTTCCATATCGAGTGCCACGCAAGCTGG CTTTAAGCCCTGGTATTTGGAAGAGTGTTCCTCAACGCTGGCGACAACGTACAGCTCGGGAACGCCGGGACATGACAAGAGCGTGGCCACGGTAGACATGGACGGACGCCTGCGTCCCGACCACATTTGCACGGTGGAGCACACTGGAACATCGGCATCAGCGCCGCTAGCGGCCGGTATATGCGCCCTGGCGCTTGAGGCCAATCCGGGTATAACATGGCGCGATATGCAATATTTGGTGGTGTACACATCGCGACCGGGCCCACTCGAAAAGGAGAGCGGCTGGACGCTGAACGGTGTAAAGCGCAAGTATAGCCATAAGTTTGGTTACGGTTTGATGGATGCGGGTGCTATGGTTGCCCTTGCTGAACAGTGGAATTCGGTGCCGCCGCAGCACATATGCAAATCGCGGGAGAACAATGAGGATCGTAAAATAGAAGGTGCCTACGGCTACACTCTGGCAACGCACATGGACGTAAATGGCTGCGCCGGCACCATTAATGAGGTGCGCTATTTGGAACATGTCCAGTGTCGTATCACATTACGTTTCTTTCCGCGCGGCAATCTGCGTATTTTGCTTACCTCGCCCATGGGCACAACGAGTACGTTGCTTTTCGAGCGGCCGCGTGACATTGTTAAATCCAACTTTGATGACTGGCCATTCCTCAGTGTACACTACTGGGGCGAAAAGGCCGAGGGTCGTTGGACACTGCAGGTGATCAACGGCGGTCGTCGTCGCGTCAATCAGCCAGGCATTCTATCCAAATGGCAGCTGATCTTCTATGGCACCTCAACGCAACCTATGCGACTCAAATCGGAGCTGCTGAATACGCAACTACGCAACAGTCCCATTGCGAACAATCCGTTTATATTCTCATCGGCCTCCAATATCGGCCAGCCGGCCAACGAAGGTGGCAACTTTAACACGGACAATTTTGCCAGCTATCTCAACTACCAAAACATATTCAGTAGCGCCGGTTCCAGTCCAGAGGTGGCAACTGCCACGTTAGACGGACACAATGTGTCGACCACAACATCGGCTCAGCTATCGAACGCACTGCCCAATGGAGACAACAAGCTCATATTATATTCCTGTGATGCCGAGTGCGATTCCCTTGGCTGCTACGGCCGTGGACCCACACAGTGTGTGGCATGCAGCCATTATCGTTTGGATAA caCTTGCGTTAGCCGCTGCCCGCCGCGTTCTTTTCCAAATCAAGTGGGCATATGCTGGCCATGCCATGATTCCTGCGAAACGTGCGCAGGAGCTGGACCGGACAGTTGCCTGACATGCGCGCCAGCACACTTGCATGTTACTGATCTCGCTGTTTGTCTGCAAGTTTGTCCCGACGGTTACTTTGAAG ATGTGAAGAATAGGACATGTGTGCCATGTGAGCCGAACTGTGCATCGTGTCAAGACCGTCCCGAGTATTGCACCAGCTGTGATCATCATCTCGTTATGCATGAAAACAAATGCTATTCAGCTTGTCCCTTGAACACATTCGAAACGGAGGAGAACAA ATGCACCTACTGTCACTCCTCGTGCGCTACATGCAACGGAGCTACCGAAAATAATTGCATTACTTGCCGCCCCAGCCGCTATGCCTGGCAGAACAAATGCCTAAACAACTGCCCCGATGGTTTCTATGCCGATAAAAAGCGACTGGAGTGCCTGCCTTGCCATGAGGGCTGCAAGTCGTGCAGTAGCAATGGCATCTGTACGGAATGTCTACCCAATTGGACGCTCAACAAGAAGGACAAATGCATTGTAGCCGGCAGTGAAAGCTGCTTTGAAT CCGAGTACTATAGCCAAAGTGAGGGCAAATGCAATCCATGTCATGACTCCTGCGAGACCTGCAACGGACCAATGTCTTCCAATTGTCTGTCTTGTCATCAGAATCGCTTGCTAGAGCAGAGCAGCTGCGTGAGTGGCTGCCAAGATGGTTTCTACATGGAAACAGGCGTATGTACGCCATGTTTACATACCTGCACCCAGTGCGTATCCCGCACCAATTGCAGCAACTGTTCCAAGGGACTCGAACTGCAGAACGGCGAATGTCGCACAACGTGCGCCGATGG TTACTACAGCGATCGCGGTATCTGTGCCAAGTGTTATCTCAGTTGCCACACATGCAGCGGACCGCGTCGTAATCAGTGCGTGCATTGTCCGGCTGGCTGGCAGCTAGCAGCAGGCGAATGCCATCCGGAATGCCCCGAGGGATTTTACAAATCGGATTTCGGCTGTCAGAAATGTCATCACTATTGCAAGACCTGCAACG GTGCTGGTCCACTGGCGTGCTCATCGTGCCCCACACACTTTATGCTCGATGGCGGCCTTTGCATGGAATGCTTAAGTTCCCAGTACTATGATACAACAACACAGACGTGCAAGAGCTGCCACGAATCGTGCCGTTCGTGTTTTGGCCCCGGTCAGTACTCGTGTAAGGCATGCGCTCCTCCGCTTCATTTGGATCAATTGAATAGCCAATGTGTGCCGTGCTGTCAGAATAAAAGCGCTGGCGATAATGAAACTGGATCTGAAAACTGTTGTCATTGCGACAAAGACACAG GTGAATGTAAGACTGTCTCAACAGCTGGCAAGCGCCGCACTGTGGTGGGATCCGACAGTATTTTTAGAAACATGGATCGAGCAGCAATTAACGATGAGGGCAACAGTGGCTCATTTGCCTTGCGTCTCGACTCACCACTGACTGCGATCACAGCAATTGCGGTTGCCATCTGTTTGTTAATCATAACGATATTCTCCATAATATTTGCCGTTCTACAG CGCAATAGTAATCATGTATCGAGGAATTCGGTTCGGTATAGGAAAATAATAAGCAAATCGGGTGGTCGGAAAAGCGATCCGAGCAATGAAGCTAGATTTATATTCAATGTGGGTGACGACGGCGACGATACGGAAGATAATACGGATGATGATTTGGATGTCCACACTAGGGCTATTAAGAAGGTCGTCTACGAACCCAATGGTCCAATGAATGGAAacgaattttttattaaaagtaCAAATGATATTGATGCGGTCGAGTTTCATTGTAAAGGTGCGGGTGTGAATAAATCTAAATTCGATACCCAACGCAATGCAAACACAAACCACACCGAATGTAGCAGTCCCACGTATATGAATCAGGCAACCACTAGCCGAATGAATAGTAAGATTGTTCATAGCTGA